The DNA window CAAGCCTTTGTGCCCCATCGTGATTGCCTGGGATAAGAATAATAGGCACTTTGAGTTCATCACAAACCTGACTAACAAAATGATTCATTAGCTCAATTGCAGCTGTTGGCGGAACCGAACGGTCATAAATATCGCCCGCAATAATAATCGCATCAACTGGGTTTTCTCTCAAATACTCGACTAACTGAGCCAATACCGCCTTTTGGTCGTCAAGGAGAGAAACACTATGAAACTGACGTCCAATATGCCAATCCGAGGTGTGAAGAAACTTCATTTTGTTCCTAGATTCATTTAAATAGCTCAAGGCGCATCATATCATCTCGACACGCCAATTCACTAGTAAGGGTTAGGTGATCAGTAAGTAGTATGTTTCTTGCAGAAATTAACCGCCTCATCGATCAACTCAAGCACTGGTTTATCACACTCTGGCAATGCCGCGTCACTGGCACCTATTGGCGTGATTCGACTCCCCCATTTAACATGTGCTGCTCCCCAAGTTAACCCTGCGCCAAAAGCTGCTAGTAACATATTGTCATCGGCTTTAATGCGCCCTTGCTCTAGCGCTTCGCATAACGCAATAGGAATGGTCGCCGCTGACGTGTTACCATACTTTTGAATATTGATAAATGCCTTGTCTTGCCCAATACCGGATAAGTCACACAGGGTTTGAATAATACGTATGTTCGCCTGATGAGGAATAACCAAGTCTACGTCTTTTGTCGATAACTGACTTCTTTCTAACACATTATGGGCTGCTGCCCCCATGCCTTTGACGGCTCGCTTAAAAATCTCTTTTCCGATGAAATTGAATTCCCAGTATCCATTATCGGCAGCAAAACGGTTCATTGAACTGCCAAATTTAGGCACCGACAGTATGTCTCTACCTTGAGAGTCACAGCCGAGCTGCGCATTTTGTAAACCCACCGCGCTTTCTGATTGACTCAGTACAACAGCCCCCGCTCCATCACCAAATAACACGGCGGTTTCTCGCATGGACCAGTCAATAAAAAATGACAGTCGCTCGGCACCAATCACCAAGGCATGACGGTAACTTCCCGATTGCATCATCTTTGTTGCTGTTTCTAAACCATAAAGAAAGCCGGTACACGCAGCGTTTAGATCAAACGCCATTGTCCCTTCCATTCCTAAGTTTTGTGACACCTTAGATGCCATATTAGGAATAAGAGAGTCTGGTGAACAGGTTGCGATAATAAGAAGATCGATATCATTGATGTCCAAACCAGCACATGCGACGGCATGTTTTGCCGCAACCGTGGCAAGTTCTGAAGTGTCGACATGACTAATTCTACGATTCTCAATCCCTGTTCTGGTTCGAATCCACTCATCTGAGGTATCAAGAAAAGTACCTAAATCTTGGTTGGAGAGTATAGAGGGCGGAAGGCACTTACCCCAGCCAGTAATTTCTGCGTATGTTGTAGTCATTCGAAACCTTTATTTTTATTGTGTTAGATAGCCAACATAGTCGGTTGGAATATTTGTATTTTCAAAGTATAACTAGCGACTATCTTCTGTGTCACCTCATTGATAAAATCAACGTCACACTTGTGTAGAAAACTAACGAGAAAACAATCATGTCAACATTTAATACACGCTGCCCTTCTTGCCAAAGTATGAATCGAATCCCAACGAAAAGAGTATCTGAAAGCCCCAAATGCGGGAAATGTTCAAGCACACTGCTTGATGGTTTTCCGATAGAGGGGGTAATTAACTAAAAGACCGATTTGTCCGTGAACATTAGCTCAGCCCTTGTCACTCCTTGGTTTGAGAAGAAAAATCGATTTCAGAATCCTGAATTAACTTATCTATAATTGATTGAATATCAATGGTTTTTTCTCTCTTGTAAAATTCATAATTAAACTGAGTTTTGGATAAAAAATTGAATATAGCTAGGAATTAATTGATCGTTTCTTGTTCTGTTAGATTTATCTAAGTTCTGGCTTAACAAAATCTCAGGTTAAGTAACTTTTTTTCATAGGGGTATGTGGCTATTATAAGTGACAGAAAAGTCATTAAAAAGAGAGTCCCTACAGTGCTTAAATCTTCTATAGCAGCCACTAATTCTAAATATAGAGAATATCCAACTTTGGAATCTGGTGAGTTAAATACTTCTTTGTCTATCAAGATCAAGTCTATTCAAAGTTTAGTTGATCGACTAACCCCATCACAGGAAAAGCTTTTTGGAAAGAATTTATTGAAAAGAGAAAAATTATTAACAAAAGATTTTATAAATGATAAATTTTTAATTAGTTTTAATAGTGATGAATTAGATATTATAGAGAGTAAGCTTCGTAACTCTCTTGAAGAAACGCCCAGTATATCAAGAAAATCAGATGTTAAAATAGCTATGAGAGATAGAAAATATTCTCCAACATCACTATTGTTTGAATCAAAAAATAAGGTTGAACCTTCTTATTTAGACAATAAAAAAATAAAAAAAAATGAGCTAATTAAACTAATTGAAAAAGAATCATGTAGCAATAACGGCGAAAGAGTAGACCTAGGACAGCTACTGATAAAAAACGGATACTCAACAACAATTGAAAAAATAAACTTTATAGATACTAATTTACTCAAAAACATAAATATTAATGATATTACCTTTCATCAATGTAAGTTTAGTTGGAGTCACTTTACCCAATCTAACTTATCTAATGTCAGATTTTCATATTGTAAGCTTCTTAACGCATCATTTGAAAATTCCTCTATAAAAAACTGTCACTTTAATAAATGCAAAATGCGTGAATTAATGTTTACAGCGTCACGGATAACTAATTGCCACTTTAGAAGTAGTGATATAATTAGTACTAGTTTCGAGGACTCACAAGTAAAAGGTTGTCATTTTAAAAACATAACAGCTCCTGGGTCTCACTTCCTAGATGCTGAAATCAATGACTCCCATATTATTGAAAGTAATTTAAGAGACTGTTATTTTTTTAATAACTTAGACAAATTCGTTGTAACAGAAAAAGTAAAAAATACTGCTACTATTAGTAAACCTTTAGCTATAATCCCTGTTTATGCTGAAGTTCGAGGGGTTACAACTCCAAAAGCTTACATGAAAATGGCTAGAGAAGCGAATATAATACCTCTACGTATTTCAGTACAACCACAAAAAATTATTCCAGAGAATGTTAACAGTGAAGTTAGTAAATTACTTGTTAAAATAAGGTCAGAAAATAATAGTGGTACCCCAATTCCTAAACAATTATTAGAATTAGCAAAAGAAAACCCTGATACCTATCCTGAAATAAATAAAATTTTAGGAAAGTCTACTAACATATCAAAACATATTAATGCCTTTTATCTTCCTGGAGGAGAGGATATACCCGCTTCATTGTATGGCAAAGAAGATCATGAGAAAAACTCTTGGGGTGGGGATTATCGTCGTTCAATACTTGAGCTTTCAATTATAGATCAAGCTATAAATAAAGGTATTCCACTCATGGCTATTTGCCGAGGGTATCAGATGACAAATGTCTATTTTGGCGCACAGATAAAACAACACATAAAGGGGCATAAGGGCATTCAAAGATTTAGACCTAATAGTAAAGAAAAAGCAGGGTTATATGGTAAAGTATTGCAAAATCCACTCATTAGTGCCGTTGCTCACCACCAAGCCGTTCCCGAAAATAATGGAGCTAATGAATATTTGGATCCTATTATAACATATGAGGGAACTGTTAAAGCTTCCGAAATAAAATATCCGGGATCAGCACCTGCAATCTTACTTCAGTTTCACCCTGAATTTAATAAAGTTAAAACAGCTGATTCAATGACACAAGCAGTTACTGATATTGCACTCACATCCGTAATGTCATCATCCAATGATCAATTTTGGACTATACTATCAGACTCTGCTCAAACCCATCAGAATTATAAAAGAGTGAAGCAGGAGTTATTATCACAGCCGTGATTTAATTTCGTAGATGGTGTAGCTATTTAGTAAACGGTCATAAGTTTAAAAATGGACAAAGCCGCATCTCAACTGAGATGCGGCTTTGGGTCTAGGTTTCTACCATCTTATTTTGGAGGTTTAAACCTTAAGCTCGGCGACGGGGGCTTCGAGTGAAATGGTTTGTTTGGTGATCCAATTTTCTAGCCATTCGCTGCGTTTTTGCTCGTCGGTAAGGGTGCGCCAGTGACGGGCGGCGGATTCATTGTATATCTGCTCGCGCTCAACACTTTGCGACCATGGCATACCAGCAACGAGTGACTTTGACGCCGGAAGCGCTATTGGCTGTATTTCCAGCTCAAACTCTGTCGCAACATCGCGCTGAGCCACACTGAGCAGGGTAATTTCTGAACGTGTTAAGCCACCCTGTGACACTATGTCACCAAAAGGACGCAGCCCATTGAGTTTTCGACCGTTTGGCGCAACGTAAGCAAGGTCAAATTTCATCACATGAACAAATTTATCACCGCAGTCTATGAGCCTGTCTTTTAGCTCTTCACGTTCTTGGCTGATTTGCTCTAGTGCCTGACTTGCAAAGCTGACAAGATCGGCCTCTAAAGCTTCATTGTCCTCTGGCTCACTTTGTTTCCACGTCATCATATAACTTGGCGTTTCATAAGGGCTAGTTGCAGGCCGCTCTATCCCAACCTCAGCCTGACCGACGTAATGCATTCGACTGGCCATTTTCGGCCCCGCACATTTATCAAGCCCGCCAAGCTGCATTTCCACAGGGACACTCATAGGATCAAGATGCATGGTTTGATAGGTCTCTTTCTCAAACTCGTCAGAGATCACGGCAACATATAAGGATGAGGGTGTTTCTTTCGACCAATCGAAGCTATCGCTATCAAAAGCAATACCTTGATCAAGCGACATTGAACTGCGGGTGCCTTGCTTGAAGAACTTCAGCTCAGAGCCGACTCTCAGCGCAGGGAGCACTATCAAGTCGCCACCCACAATCGCAGGGGTGTTTTCTCTTTGGTTAACCGAT is part of the Vibrio aquimaris genome and encodes:
- a CDS encoding ketoacyl-ACP synthase III, with amino-acid sequence MTTTYAEITGWGKCLPPSILSNQDLGTFLDTSDEWIRTRTGIENRRISHVDTSELATVAAKHAVACAGLDINDIDLLIIATCSPDSLIPNMASKVSQNLGMEGTMAFDLNAACTGFLYGLETATKMMQSGSYRHALVIGAERLSFFIDWSMRETAVLFGDGAGAVVLSQSESAVGLQNAQLGCDSQGRDILSVPKFGSSMNRFAADNGYWEFNFIGKEIFKRAVKGMGAAAHNVLERSQLSTKDVDLVIPHQANIRIIQTLCDLSGIGQDKAFINIQKYGNTSAATIPIALCEALEQGRIKADDNMLLAAFGAGLTWGAAHVKWGSRITPIGASDAALPECDKPVLELIDEAVNFCKKHTTY
- a CDS encoding gamma-glutamyl-gamma-aminobutyrate hydrolase family protein (Members of this family of hydrolases with an active site Cys residue belong to MEROPS family C26.), which gives rise to MAIISDRKVIKKRVPTVLKSSIAATNSKYREYPTLESGELNTSLSIKIKSIQSLVDRLTPSQEKLFGKNLLKREKLLTKDFINDKFLISFNSDELDIIESKLRNSLEETPSISRKSDVKIAMRDRKYSPTSLLFESKNKVEPSYLDNKKIKKNELIKLIEKESCSNNGERVDLGQLLIKNGYSTTIEKINFIDTNLLKNININDITFHQCKFSWSHFTQSNLSNVRFSYCKLLNASFENSSIKNCHFNKCKMRELMFTASRITNCHFRSSDIISTSFEDSQVKGCHFKNITAPGSHFLDAEINDSHIIESNLRDCYFFNNLDKFVVTEKVKNTATISKPLAIIPVYAEVRGVTTPKAYMKMAREANIIPLRISVQPQKIIPENVNSEVSKLLVKIRSENNSGTPIPKQLLELAKENPDTYPEINKILGKSTNISKHINAFYLPGGEDIPASLYGKEDHEKNSWGGDYRRSILELSIIDQAINKGIPLMAICRGYQMTNVYFGAQIKQHIKGHKGIQRFRPNSKEKAGLYGKVLQNPLISAVAHHQAVPENNGANEYLDPIITYEGTVKASEIKYPGSAPAILLQFHPEFNKVKTADSMTQAVTDIALTSVMSSSNDQFWTILSDSAQTHQNYKRVKQELLSQP